Proteins co-encoded in one Flavobacterium sp. M31R6 genomic window:
- a CDS encoding mechanosensitive ion channel family protein has product MDSIVKEIGIKNRINQLMLESKAENEKKARQEKYINYQKVQKQNRIFNLIELEVQNAKFLLTRGYAYKDITAEIHQLKEWEEFAVKGIVGKKFRVMTDRNLSSTSILLDELLKRTSNRLKKISVENQQLSRTQEKIDSLVAEKNLYYVPIDSVAREIYRLQSLKMNTDINLISERLKNAVDSIQTLEIMGDQLKFKIESDIIENDRLRKLEVDQLFTKKVPVFERLDIKKLMIEDPLTFSLKTNYLVLYFYLINNKNSILMMLILIIGTAVYFKLQKRKFLDLGYEKNMLFNIYILNSPIATALLAVLNLYQFVLPMPPLIFSIIAWTISTIALTIMMWKSINTFIWKIWVAIFLLNLVAFFDIIILIHFVGESFLILAINCLGIGIGVYAFKNRAQIQRKVYFWYIIIATIFQFFSFYYLLNGHYNLGKFLMTKAVYTIIVVFSLYSTFIIVKEINLISKILEADDEDEPKKTLNGIPHQFTLGFYLILFLCWFLLMIRNTYTFQNFVDPFRNTISEPRSIGNITFTFENILTFIVVILLSSFLARVVSFLASDNQIIKNKNKTKNFGSWLFLSRITIVTLGVLLAFASAGIPLDKITLIISALGVGIGFGMQSLVNNLISGLIIAFEKPVSLDDIIEVGTQSGKMKSIGIRSSVVTTFDGADVIIPNGELLNQNLTNWTLGSSSRRSEIRFGVAYGTDLELTKKLLFEILEKNENVLMKPMPAIWFTRFGDSSIDLVLKYWISHFDFDNETRSEMIIAIDKTLKENNIVIPFSQQDIHIINKEIEPEPDSEPEI; this is encoded by the coding sequence ATGGATTCCATTGTTAAAGAAATTGGAATCAAAAATAGAATAAACCAGCTTATGCTTGAAAGCAAAGCAGAAAATGAGAAGAAAGCGAGACAGGAGAAATACATAAACTATCAAAAAGTCCAAAAACAAAATAGAATCTTCAATTTAATTGAATTAGAAGTCCAAAATGCAAAATTTCTATTAACAAGAGGATATGCTTATAAGGACATTACTGCAGAAATCCATCAATTGAAAGAATGGGAAGAATTTGCCGTTAAGGGAATTGTTGGAAAAAAATTCAGAGTAATGACTGACAGAAATCTTAGCTCAACTTCCATCTTACTTGACGAATTATTGAAACGTACCAGCAATCGCTTAAAAAAAATAAGCGTTGAAAATCAGCAGTTAAGCAGAACACAAGAAAAAATTGATTCCTTGGTAGCTGAAAAAAATCTATATTATGTCCCAATCGATTCCGTTGCTAGGGAAATTTACCGTCTGCAATCTCTAAAGATGAACACCGACATCAATCTAATCTCTGAAAGGTTAAAAAATGCAGTAGATAGTATCCAAACATTGGAGATTATGGGTGACCAATTAAAATTTAAAATTGAGTCCGACATAATTGAAAATGACAGACTCCGGAAATTAGAAGTGGATCAATTATTCACAAAAAAAGTTCCTGTTTTTGAACGCCTTGACATTAAAAAGTTAATGATTGAAGACCCTCTGACCTTTTCATTAAAAACCAACTATTTGGTACTATATTTTTATTTGATAAACAATAAAAATTCGATTCTAATGATGCTGATTCTAATAATCGGCACAGCAGTATATTTTAAATTGCAAAAGAGAAAATTCCTTGATTTGGGATATGAAAAAAATATGTTATTTAATATATATATTCTAAACAGCCCTATTGCAACCGCCCTTTTGGCTGTCCTGAATTTGTACCAATTCGTTCTTCCTATGCCACCGCTTATTTTTTCAATTATAGCTTGGACAATATCGACCATTGCATTGACTATAATGATGTGGAAATCGATTAATACTTTTATTTGGAAAATTTGGGTAGCAATTTTTCTATTGAATTTGGTTGCCTTTTTTGACATTATAATTTTAATTCACTTTGTTGGTGAGTCCTTTTTAATTTTGGCGATTAATTGTTTAGGAATCGGAATAGGTGTTTATGCATTCAAGAACAGGGCACAAATTCAAAGAAAAGTTTATTTCTGGTATATCATTATAGCAACCATCTTTCAATTCTTTTCCTTCTATTATTTGCTAAACGGCCATTATAATTTAGGTAAATTTTTAATGACAAAAGCAGTTTATACTATTATAGTGGTGTTTTCTCTCTACAGCACCTTTATTATAGTCAAAGAAATTAATTTGATATCCAAAATTCTGGAAGCTGATGATGAAGATGAACCGAAGAAAACTCTAAACGGTATTCCCCATCAATTTACCCTTGGTTTTTATCTAATTCTCTTTCTCTGCTGGTTTTTGTTGATGATAAGAAACACGTATACCTTCCAAAATTTCGTTGATCCTTTCAGAAATACCATATCCGAGCCTAGAAGCATTGGAAACATCACGTTCACATTTGAAAATATTCTAACATTCATTGTTGTGATTCTATTGTCCAGTTTCCTTGCAAGAGTAGTTTCTTTTTTGGCATCAGACAATCAAATCATCAAAAATAAAAACAAAACCAAAAATTTTGGAAGCTGGTTATTTCTATCCCGAATAACCATTGTGACTTTAGGCGTTTTACTTGCTTTTGCATCTGCTGGAATTCCTTTGGACAAAATAACCTTAATCATTAGTGCATTGGGAGTTGGTATTGGTTTTGGTATGCAAAGCCTCGTGAACAATCTAATAAGTGGATTAATCATTGCTTTTGAAAAACCAGTGAGTTTGGACGACATTATAGAAGTTGGCACACAATCCGGAAAAATGAAATCAATCGGCATTAGAAGTAGCGTGGTCACAACATTTGACGGAGCCGATGTAATCATTCCAAACGGAGAATTATTAAATCAAAATTTAACCAATTGGACTCTTGGAAGCAGTAGTCGCAGATCAGAAATTCGATTTGGTGTAGCCTACGGAACCGACTTAGAATTGACCAAAAAATTACTTTTTGAAATCCTTGAAAAAAACGAAAATGTACTTATGAAACCGATGCCTGCAATTTGGTTTACCAGATTTGGTGACAGTTCGATTGACTTAGTTCTGAAATACTGGATTAGCCACTTTGATTTTGATAATGAAACAAGGAGTGAAATGATAATTGCTATTGACAAAACATTAAAAGAAAACAATATTGTCATACCATTTTCACAACAGGATATTCACATTATAAATAAAGAAATTGAACCCGAGCCCGATTCAGAACCTGAGATTTAA
- a CDS encoding NAD(P)H-binding protein, which translates to MKTALIIGSTGLIGSQLLQLLLESDQYSKIITFVKRDTGIQHPKLKQHIIDFDKPENYHDLIEGDDFFCTIGTTINKAGSKEAFRKVDYEYPMQFAKIAAEKKINQFLIISSLGADATSSNFYLKTKGEIENFLKFSTLEKVSILRPSLLLGNRTEFRLGEKVGTFFMKAFSFMFVGNMKKYKPIESAKVAKALFAIAQQDNKGFIIYESDSIQEIGK; encoded by the coding sequence TTGAAAACAGCTTTAATAATAGGTAGCACTGGACTTATCGGTTCACAATTACTACAACTTCTTTTGGAAAGTGATCAATATTCAAAGATTATCACTTTCGTAAAAAGAGATACAGGTATTCAACACCCTAAATTAAAGCAACACATTATTGATTTTGACAAACCCGAAAATTATCACGATTTGATTGAAGGTGATGATTTCTTTTGCACCATTGGAACAACCATAAACAAAGCTGGAAGCAAAGAAGCTTTTCGAAAAGTCGATTATGAGTATCCAATGCAGTTCGCAAAAATTGCTGCAGAAAAAAAAATAAACCAGTTTCTGATTATATCTTCACTTGGAGCAGACGCAACTTCATCTAATTTTTATTTGAAAACGAAAGGTGAAATTGAGAATTTTCTTAAATTTTCAACACTTGAAAAAGTAAGCATTCTAAGACCCTCACTCCTTTTAGGCAATCGAACAGAATTCAGATTAGGTGAAAAAGTAGGCACTTTTTTCATGAAAGCATTCTCTTTTATGTTTGTTGGAAATATGAAAAAATACAAACCTATAGAAAGTGCCAAAGTTGCCAAGGCTCTTTTTGCAATAGCTCAACAAGACAACAAAGGATTTATAATTTATGAATCGGACTCGATTCAAGAGATAGGAAAATGA
- a CDS encoding DUF1456 family protein, whose amino-acid sequence MTNNDIFKKLRVALMLRDDQIVEILELVDFRITKSELGAFFRDEKHENYMECGDQVLRNFLNGLVIHLRGTKENPKNPNDVLAKHKAQIPAKESDSKRAEFKPKAKDEERARGDQAPGKSSTAKKPAKKQYPKGNSKTPVVEKVKYNFGKNKKS is encoded by the coding sequence ATGACAAATAACGATATATTCAAAAAACTTCGAGTAGCCTTGATGTTACGCGATGATCAAATAGTGGAAATTTTGGAATTGGTAGATTTTAGAATTACAAAATCAGAATTGGGTGCTTTTTTCCGTGATGAAAAACACGAAAATTACATGGAATGCGGAGATCAGGTTTTACGTAATTTCCTAAACGGATTGGTAATTCACTTGAGAGGAACCAAAGAAAATCCTAAAAACCCGAATGATGTTTTGGCCAAACACAAAGCTCAAATTCCAGCAAAAGAAAGTGATTCAAAAAGAGCTGAATTTAAACCAAAAGCAAAAGATGAAGAAAGAGCAAGAGGTGATCAAGCTCCTGGAAAATCTAGTACGGCAAAAAAACCTGCAAAAAAACAATACCCAAAAGGGAATTCAAAAACACCAGTTGTAGAGAAAGTTAAATATAACTTTGGAAAAAACAAAAAATCGTAA
- a CDS encoding thioredoxin-like domain-containing protein: protein MKKILMSFVLFFGLLFAQAQSGHEIKINLQHCKDTVAYLAFYQFDKLYISDTCKKVVNGNIVFKGKNNLDKGVYFLLSQEKGNYFDFIIDEQTQKQQINSDKTDLLDNLKAVNSKQNENFFNYIRFVTTKNKEFESYKKSVKEQRKSDSTVLLTKEFKVLNEAILENDLNTIAQNKGNYLSEIINLKTEKVAKDIPKATNGRPDSIFAYNYYKKHFWDGVNFQDDAMLRNPFFANKIKQYFNSVVVQHPDSICVEIDRMMLKTKQGTKMNMLLLAYFTSTYEIPKIMGMDKVFVYMVDNYFKTGKAKGVYDDSVIKLIINRGNILAPLQLGKAAPELYMIDIPGHDKIAKMGFDTAKTSEEITKIYYDNKTEIEQSYVTLSSIKADYLILLFWDVDCGHCQKEVPKILEMYHDMLKEKKDVKVFGVYTQNEFDKYKKYIIDNKIDWINVYDGVHINNLKDKYDVVTTPVIYILDKNKVIKAKGIGSEAIKSIITQMEKEYSKK from the coding sequence ATGAAGAAAATTTTAATGAGTTTCGTTCTCTTTTTTGGTTTACTGTTTGCTCAAGCCCAGTCAGGTCATGAAATCAAGATTAATTTGCAGCATTGTAAAGATACCGTTGCTTATCTAGCCTTTTACCAATTTGATAAGTTGTACATTTCGGATACCTGCAAAAAAGTGGTGAACGGGAATATTGTTTTCAAAGGGAAGAATAATTTAGACAAAGGTGTTTATTTTTTACTCAGTCAGGAAAAAGGAAATTATTTTGATTTCATTATAGACGAACAAACCCAAAAACAACAAATCAATTCAGATAAAACCGATTTACTCGATAATTTAAAGGCCGTTAATTCCAAGCAAAATGAAAATTTCTTTAACTACATTCGTTTTGTGACAACCAAAAATAAAGAATTTGAGAGTTATAAAAAATCAGTGAAAGAACAGAGAAAATCTGATTCTACAGTACTTCTAACCAAGGAATTCAAAGTCTTGAATGAGGCTATTCTGGAAAATGATTTGAACACTATTGCTCAAAACAAGGGAAACTATCTTTCCGAAATAATCAATTTAAAGACTGAAAAAGTAGCCAAGGACATTCCTAAAGCCACTAACGGAAGACCAGATAGTATTTTTGCCTATAACTATTATAAAAAACATTTTTGGGATGGCGTAAATTTCCAAGACGATGCCATGTTACGCAACCCATTTTTTGCCAATAAAATCAAGCAATATTTTAATTCGGTTGTGGTACAACATCCCGATTCGATTTGTGTGGAGATTGATCGTATGATGCTCAAAACGAAACAAGGCACCAAAATGAATATGCTTTTATTGGCCTATTTTACTTCAACATATGAAATTCCAAAAATTATGGGAATGGACAAGGTGTTTGTTTATATGGTAGATAATTATTTTAAAACGGGTAAAGCCAAGGGGGTTTATGATGACAGTGTGATTAAACTTATCATAAACAGAGGCAATATTTTAGCACCATTACAACTAGGAAAGGCAGCGCCAGAGCTCTATATGATAGACATTCCGGGTCATGATAAAATTGCAAAAATGGGTTTTGATACCGCTAAAACAAGTGAGGAAATCACCAAAATCTATTATGATAATAAAACCGAAATTGAACAATCCTATGTGACTTTGTCGAGTATAAAAGCCGATTATTTGATACTTCTTTTTTGGGATGTGGACTGTGGGCATTGCCAAAAGGAAGTGCCGAAAATTCTCGAAATGTACCACGATATGCTGAAAGAAAAGAAAGATGTCAAAGTTTTCGGGGTTTATACCCAAAATGAATTCGATAAATACAAAAAATACATTATTGACAACAAAATAGATTGGATTAATGTCTATGACGGCGTCCATATCAATAATCTAAAGGATAAATACGATGTTGTGACAACGCCCGTGATTTATATTCTGGATAAAAATAAAGTCATCAAAGCTAAAGGAATTGGTTCTGAAGCCATAAAAAGCATTATTACTCAAATGGAAAAAGAATATTCTAAAAAATAA
- a CDS encoding alpha/beta hydrolase — MKLIYLIPLFLFLSKTSAQENTASKQVSTFTMEAPQLKTSRKIWLYLPKNYETSTKKYPVIYMHDAQNLFDAKTSFAGEWNVDEKLDSLSAQVIVVGIENGGEKRLEELTPYKNEKYGGGNADKYLEFIVNTLKPEIDKKYRTKANAKNTTIMGSSLGGLTSFYAVIKYPKVFGKAGVFSPAFWINRKDINDYMTNSKKIKAKIYFLCGDSEGDDDSMVTDLNHMETLLNTNRCYCLHLNKKVIVKGGHHNEKLWRDGFTDALLWLGY; from the coding sequence TTGAAGTTAATTTACCTAATTCCGCTATTTTTATTTCTTAGTAAAACATCTGCCCAGGAGAATACTGCTTCCAAACAGGTTTCCACTTTTACCATGGAAGCTCCTCAACTAAAAACAAGCAGAAAAATTTGGTTGTACTTACCCAAAAATTACGAAACTTCGACCAAAAAATATCCCGTCATTTACATGCATGACGCCCAGAATTTATTTGATGCCAAGACTTCTTTTGCAGGAGAATGGAATGTGGACGAAAAACTAGACAGCTTGAGTGCACAAGTAATTGTGGTAGGAATTGAAAACGGTGGTGAAAAACGATTAGAAGAACTGACTCCCTATAAAAACGAAAAATACGGTGGCGGAAATGCAGATAAATATCTCGAATTTATTGTTAACACCCTAAAGCCTGAAATTGACAAAAAATACCGAACTAAAGCCAATGCCAAAAACACTACTATTATGGGAAGTTCTCTGGGTGGTTTGACTTCATTTTATGCCGTTATAAAATACCCTAAAGTTTTTGGAAAAGCGGGTGTCTTTTCTCCAGCTTTTTGGATTAACCGAAAGGATATAAATGATTATATGACAAACAGTAAAAAAATTAAGGCTAAAATCTACTTTCTATGCGGTGATTCTGAAGGGGATGATGACAGTATGGTAACCGACCTGAATCATATGGAAACTCTGTTAAATACAAACCGTTGCTACTGTCTGCATTTAAACAAAAAAGTAATTGTAAAAGGAGGACATCACAATGAGAAGTTATGGAGAGATGGTTTTACAGATGCTTTACTTTGGTTAGGGTATTGA
- a CDS encoding TerB family tellurite resistance protein, with product MNTHVEKINLLSEMIAFSVVDGRLHEREYQFVWIVAQELGISRKEFKDLFNQELPTGVIKSEFERIQQFYRLALLMHVDGVLHQKEEEAIRQIAINMGLNPSATNRILKLMKASPNTMIPPEVLLDHFQEQHN from the coding sequence ATGAACACACACGTAGAAAAGATCAATTTGTTGTCTGAAATGATTGCATTTTCAGTTGTTGATGGCCGATTACATGAGCGCGAATATCAATTTGTTTGGATTGTTGCCCAAGAATTAGGAATCAGTAGAAAAGAGTTCAAAGATTTATTTAATCAAGAATTACCAACTGGTGTTATAAAATCAGAATTTGAAAGGATTCAGCAATTTTATCGTTTGGCATTATTGATGCATGTTGATGGTGTTTTGCATCAAAAAGAAGAAGAAGCTATTCGTCAAATTGCCATCAATATGGGATTAAATCCAAGTGCTACCAATCGTATTCTAAAATTAATGAAAGCATCTCCCAATACTATGATTCCTCCAGAAGTATTATTGGATCATTTTCAGGAACAACATAATTAA
- the uvrB gene encoding excinuclease ABC subunit UvrB, translating to MNFQVISEYQPKGDQPQAIEKLTQGLLDGEQFQTLLGVTGSGKTFTVANVIQEIQRPTLVLAHNKTLAAQLYSEFKQFFPNNAVEYFVSYYDYYQPEAFMPVTGVFIEKDLSINEELEKMRLSTTSSLLSGRRDIIVIASVSCIYGIGNPVEFQKNVIAVEKNQMISRTKLLKSLVQSLYSRTEADFTPGNFRIKGDTVEVYPSYADDAFRIHFFGDEIEEIESFDVKTSKVIERYEKLTIYPANMFVTSPDVLQNAIWEIQQDLVKQVDYFKEIGKHLEAKRLEERTNFDLEMIRELGYCSGIENYSRYLDGREAGSRPFCLLDYFPKDFLMVVDESHVTISQVQAMYGGDRSRKENLVEYGFRLPAAMDNRPLKFDEFEAMQNQVIYVSATPADYELQKCDGVYVEQVIRPTGLLDPIIEIRPSLNQIDDLIEEIQLRCELDERVLVTTLTKRMAEELAKYLTKVSIRCRYIHSDVDTLERIEIMQDLRKGLFDVLIGVNLLREGLDLPEVSLVAILDADKEGFLRSHRSLTQTIGRAARNLNGKAIMYADKITNSMQKTIDETNYRRTKQINFNLENNVVPQALNKKIESAFTNNKLVEYELGHIMNVAAEPETAYMSKPDLEKLIREKRKAMEKSAKDLDFMQAAKLRDEIKALQAKNH from the coding sequence ATGAATTTCCAAGTCATATCCGAATACCAACCCAAAGGGGATCAACCACAGGCCATTGAAAAATTAACTCAAGGCTTGCTGGATGGTGAACAATTCCAAACTTTGCTTGGGGTTACCGGTTCCGGAAAAACATTTACGGTGGCCAATGTTATACAGGAAATACAACGTCCCACTTTAGTTTTGGCACACAACAAAACCTTAGCTGCACAATTATATTCGGAGTTCAAACAGTTTTTCCCCAATAATGCCGTGGAATATTTCGTATCCTATTACGATTATTACCAACCCGAAGCTTTTATGCCAGTCACCGGCGTTTTCATCGAGAAAGATTTGTCCATCAATGAAGAACTGGAAAAAATGCGATTAAGCACCACCTCTTCCCTTCTTTCTGGTCGAAGAGACATAATAGTCATTGCTTCCGTTTCTTGTATCTACGGTATCGGAAATCCCGTTGAATTTCAAAAGAACGTTATTGCTGTAGAGAAAAATCAAATGATTTCCCGAACCAAATTATTGAAAAGTTTGGTTCAAAGTCTGTATTCCAGAACCGAAGCCGATTTTACTCCCGGAAATTTTCGCATAAAAGGCGATACGGTTGAAGTATATCCAAGTTATGCGGATGATGCATTTAGAATTCACTTTTTTGGAGACGAAATAGAAGAAATAGAAAGCTTCGATGTCAAAACGTCCAAAGTCATTGAACGATACGAAAAACTCACTATATATCCCGCCAATATGTTTGTAACCTCTCCTGATGTGTTGCAAAATGCGATTTGGGAGATACAACAGGATTTGGTCAAACAAGTTGATTATTTCAAGGAAATAGGCAAACATCTTGAAGCCAAAAGGCTCGAAGAACGCACCAATTTTGATCTCGAAATGATTCGGGAATTGGGCTATTGTTCTGGTATCGAAAACTATTCACGCTATTTGGACGGAAGAGAAGCAGGATCGAGACCTTTCTGTTTATTGGACTATTTTCCAAAAGATTTTTTGATGGTCGTTGATGAAAGCCACGTAACCATTTCACAAGTACAAGCGATGTATGGAGGAGACAGAAGTCGAAAAGAAAATTTAGTGGAGTATGGATTCCGACTGCCGGCCGCAATGGACAATCGTCCATTAAAATTTGACGAATTTGAGGCAATGCAAAACCAAGTCATCTATGTTTCTGCCACTCCTGCCGACTATGAATTGCAAAAATGTGATGGTGTATATGTTGAACAAGTGATACGCCCAACAGGTTTATTGGATCCAATAATAGAAATTCGTCCTAGCTTGAACCAAATTGATGATTTGATCGAAGAAATTCAACTCCGTTGCGAATTGGACGAAAGAGTTTTGGTGACAACTTTAACCAAAAGAATGGCGGAAGAACTAGCCAAATACCTGACTAAAGTATCCATTCGTTGTCGCTACATTCACTCCGATGTAGACACACTGGAACGCATCGAAATCATGCAGGATTTACGAAAAGGATTATTTGATGTTTTAATTGGAGTGAATTTACTAAGAGAAGGATTGGATTTACCCGAGGTATCATTAGTAGCCATACTCGATGCAGACAAGGAAGGATTCTTAAGAAGCCATCGCTCACTAACACAAACCATAGGTCGTGCCGCAAGAAACTTAAACGGAAAAGCCATAATGTATGCTGATAAAATCACCAATAGTATGCAAAAAACGATTGATGAAACAAATTACAGAAGAACAAAGCAAATTAATTTTAACTTAGAGAATAATGTAGTTCCTCAAGCTTTAAATAAAAAAATCGAAAGCGCCTTTACCAACAACAAATTGGTGGAGTATGAATTGGGGCACATTATGAATGTTGCCGCCGAACCAGAAACTGCCTATATGTCCAAACCTGATTTGGAAAAACTCATTCGCGAAAAACGAAAAGCAATGGAAAAATCAGCAAAAGATTTGGACTTTATGCAAGCTGCGAAACTGCGTGATGAGATTAAAGCTTTACAAGCAAAAAATCATTAA